Proteins from a genomic interval of Liolophura sinensis isolate JHLJ2023 chromosome 3, CUHK_Ljap_v2, whole genome shotgun sequence:
- the LOC135463568 gene encoding prolyl endopeptidase-like, with the protein MTTFIYPDARRDERVVEDYHGTKVADPYRWVENPESEETKAFVDAQNDVTTPFLNRCEFKQKLHDRIKEVWDYPKYGCPFKRGDNYYYFHNSGLQNQSVMYVQDTLDGEPRVFLDPNSLSEDGTIALRGQAFSEDGKYYAYGLSNSGSDWVTIKFRSAPSGEDLPDVLERVKFSSMAWTHDHKGLFYNCYPQQEGKSDGTETTSNLNQKLFYHRIGTKQSEDILVAEFPENPKWMIGAEVTDCGRYLILSIRQGCDPVNRLYFVDLDALEQGIVGKLPYVKVVDNFEAEYEYITNEDTVMTFKTNLDSPRYKLINIDFSNLADANWNTLVKEDERNVLEWVGCVGSTLVLCYLKDVKNALVLCDLATGQEKGCLPLDVGTVVGYSGGKKDTEIFYQFMSFLTPGIIYHCDMTSDTAQPKIFRQICVKDFDLSQFETNQVFYPSKDGTKIPMFIVHRKGIQLDGNRPVLLYGYGGFNVSITPSFSVSRLVYMQHLGGVLAVPNIRGGGEYGETWHKAGIMGSKQNVFDDFQAAAEYLIKNKYTQPKRIVINGGSNGGLLVGACVNQRPDLFGSAIAQVGVMDMLRFHKFTIGHAWVTDYGSADNAEDFEWLYKYSPLHNIRVPPGDLQYPSILLLTGDHDDRVVPLHSLKYIAELQHKFRDVGKQTNPLMIQIDTKSGHGSGKPTAKIIEEVTDIYCFMSLTLGLEWAE; encoded by the exons GTTGCTGATCCGTACCGCTGGGTGGAAAACCCAGAGAGTGAGGAAACAAAAGCCTTCGTCGATGCTCAGAATGACGTAACTACACCTTTCCTGAACAGATGTGAATTCAAGCAGAAATTACATGACAG AATCAAAGAAGTATGGGACTACCCTAAGTATGGCTGTCCATTCAAGAGGGGAGACAACTATTACTACTTCCACAACAGTGGCCTTCAGAATCAAAG TGTGATGTATGTCCAGGACACTTTAGACGGAGAACCAAGGGTGTTTTTGGACCCAAACAGTCTGTCTGAAGACGGAACCATAGCTCTGAGAGGACAGGCATTTTCTGAAGATGGCAAATACTATGCCTATGGACTGAGTAACAGTGGATCTGATTGGGTAACAATAAAG TTCAGAAGTGCCCCATCAGGTGAAGACCTACCAGATGTTTTGGAGAGAGTGAAGTTTTCCAGCATGGCCTGGACACATGATCACAAAGGATTGTTTTACAAT TGTTATCCCCAGCAAGAAGGGAAATCTGACGGAACAGAAACCACGTCTAACCTGAACCAGAAGTTGTTCTATCACAGGATAGGCACAAAACAGTCTGAGGACATCCTGGTGGCAGAGTTTCCTGAGAATCCTAAATGGATGAT AGGAGCGGAAGTGACAGACTGTGGACGATATCTGATTTTGTCCATTCGTCAAGGCTGCGATCCAGTAAACAGGCTCTACTTCGTCGATCTTGATGCCTTGGAGCAGGGAATTGTGG GTAAACTTCCGTACGTCAAAGTAGTGGATAACTTTGAGGCAGAGTACGAG TACATCACCAATGAAGACACAGTGATGACTTTCAAGACAAACCTGGACTCGCCCAGATACAAGCTCATCAACATTGACTTCAGTAACCTCGCTGAT GCCAATTGGAATACATTAGTGAAAGAAGATGAGAGGAACGTCTTAGAGTGGGTGGGTTGTGTCGGCTCAACACTGGTGCTGTGCTACCTGAAGGATGTCAAG AATGCTCTGGTCTTATGCGACCTAGCTACTGGTCAAGAGAAGGGTTGCCTTCCCCTGGATGTGGGAACGGTTGTGGGATATTCAGGCGGGAAGAAGGACACTGAG ATTTTCTACCAATTCATGTCTTTCCTGACCCCAGGCATCATCTACCATTGTGATATGACCTCTGACACTGCTCAACCCAAG atattcCGCCAGATTTGTGTCAAGGACTTTGACCTCAGTCAGTTTGAAACCAATCAAGTGTTCTACCCTAGCAAAGATGGGACAAAGATCCCTATGTTCATCGTGCATAGGAAG GGGATACAGCTGGATGGTAACAGGCCGGTACTTTTGTATGGTTACGGTGGCTTCAACGTCTCCATCACACCTTCCTTCAGTGTGTCTAGACTAGTCTACATGCAGCATCTAGGAGGGGTTCTGGCTGTGCCTAATATACGAGGAGGCGG GGAATATGGTGAGACCTGGCATAAGGCAGGTATCATGGGTAGCAAACAGAACGTCTTTGATGACTTCCAGGCAGCTGCTGAATACCTGATCAAGAACAAGTACACCCAGCCCAAGCG TATTGTCATTAATGGGGGATCTAATGGGGGCCTATTGGTGGGAGCCTGTGTCAACCAGAGGCCAGACTTGTTTGGCTCAGCCATTGCTCAGGTTGG TGTAATGGACATGCTGAGGTTTCATAAGTTCACCATTGGCCATGCCTGGGTAACAGACTATGGCTCTGCAGACAACGCCGAAGACTTTGAATGGCTCTACAA GTACTCTCCTCTCCACAACATCCGTGTACCACCCGGTGACCTTCAGTATCCATCCATCCTTCTGCTCACAGGAGATCACGATGACAGAGTTGTCCCACTTCATTCGCTCAAGTACATAGCGGAACTACAGCACAAGTTCAGGGATGTTGGCAAGCAG ACAAACCCTCTGATGATTCAAATTGACACAAAATCTGGTCACGGCTCAGGGAAACCAACAGCTAAAATA atagaAGAGGTGACAGACATTTACTGTTTCATGTCTCTAACTCTTGGACTGGAATGGGCTGAATGA